GCCGCCGTGCCCTGGTACCTCTGCCTGTGGTGGGGCACGAGCACCGCGCCCGTCCCCGCCGCCCTGCCGGCCGTACTGATCCTCCGCGAGGACGTGTACGCGGCGCCGCGCCTGGCGTGGGAGCGCCTGCTGGGCGTCCTCACGGGTGTGCTGCTCAGCATCCTCGTACTGGACCGGCTGCCGCCCTCGTCGCTGTCCTTCCTGGCCGTGCTGGTCTGCGGGTGCGTCGGCACGTACCTGCTGAGCCGGCCCGGCTCCCCCAACCCGCAGGTCCTCGTCACCGCACTGATGATCTACGCCACCGCTCTTCCCGGGTATCCGTTGGCGCGCCTTGCGGAAACCCTGGTCGGAATCGCCGTGGTGGTCCTGCTCGGACCGCTGCTGTGGCCTCCTGACCCGTACAGGTCGGCCTCGCGGGGGCTTGACGCGTACCGGGCGGACGTCGGGCGCCTCCTCGACGGGGTGGCCGGCCGGCTCGCCCGCGGCGGACCGCTCGCGGCCCCGGACCCGCTGCCCGAGGGGGCGCGGTTGTGGCTGCGGCCGCAGGCCTGCCGCGCCGCGTTCGACCGGGCGGCACGGCGCCGGCGCCCCCGGAGGCCGCCCGACGGGCTGGACGGCCGTCTGCGCCTGGCCACCCGCAGCGCCCTGACCCTCCAGTACTTCACGCAGGAGCTACAGGAACGGGCCCGCGGCCTGAGCGCCGACCTCGCCGAGGGCACCGCGCCAGCCGTTGGCGCCGCGCCCGATCCCGCACTGCGCGCCGTCGCCCCGCTGGTCCGGTCGACCGCGCGGGCCTTGGACGCGGCCTTGCGCGGGGAGGAGTTCGCCGCCGAGCTCGACCGGGCCCGCGGGCTCGACCTCGCCCACCGCGCGGCCCACCCCACCCGGCACGACGCGGTCCTACGGGCCGGCCTGCACCTGACGCACGAGGCCCTCAGCGCTCATCTCGCGACCCGCCGCTGAGGACCGTGCTGTCCGCCGGGGCCGACCGCGGCAGCAGGAGCGGGGTGGCCATGCCGAGGAC
This DNA window, taken from Streptomyces sp. TN58, encodes the following:
- a CDS encoding FUSC family protein translates to MSGTAVVDPHLPSAGARLRSGARLVICAAVPWYLCLWWGTSTAPVPAALPAVLILREDVYAAPRLAWERLLGVLTGVLLSILVLDRLPPSSLSFLAVLVCGCVGTYLLSRPGSPNPQVLVTALMIYATALPGYPLARLAETLVGIAVVVLLGPLLWPPDPYRSASRGLDAYRADVGRLLDGVAGRLARGGPLAAPDPLPEGARLWLRPQACRAAFDRAARRRRPRRPPDGLDGRLRLATRSALTLQYFTQELQERARGLSADLAEGTAPAVGAAPDPALRAVAPLVRSTARALDAALRGEEFAAELDRARGLDLAHRAAHPTRHDAVLRAGLHLTHEALSAHLATRR